In the Sphingobium sp. Z007 genome, GCGATACCCTGGCCGCCAGATCCAGATCGTCGAACGCGGCGAGCAGGTGGCGCGCATCGACGGCGATCTTGCCGGCCATGTCGCGATACTGGACCCCGGCGGCGCCGAACAATTCCTGCTCGATGATCTCGGCGAAGCCCAATATCGCGTTCAGGGGCGTCCGCAGTTCATGCACCAGTTGCCGCAGCGAATCGGCCGACAGTCCAGCGATGGCCATGGCGGCCGGCTTGGGTTCACTCGCGACTTCATGCAGGAAAGGGCGGCGCGCCTGTCCGCGATAGCCCTGGAAACGGCCTGAGCGGGTGTCGAAAAACGGGGTTGCGGACAAACGCCACTCGCCCGCCATCGCACCGCCGACGATCGTATAACGGCCGTTCTGGAAGCCGCTGCGGCGCGCGAAAGCACCGGCGACATAAGCGTCAGGGCCGCTGCCGCCCTCCAGCGCGACATCGCCCAATGTAAGTCCAATCAGAGCCGCGCGCGGACCCTGATCGATCCACAGGATGATGCCCTCCGCATCGGTTTCGAACGCGAAGTCGCGGGGTGCCGCCTCCCGGACGGGGAATGTGTCGGCGTTGGCGGGTTCCGGCGGCTTGCGCGTGCTGGTGAAGCGCGCGATCCGATCGACTAGGTTACGGATCTGCCCCTCGTCGCCCGGCTGCGGACGCAGCGGCGTGATTGTCGCAGACGCCTTCGGCTCGATCGCCGACCGTTCGGAATCCGCCGCCATCTCCGGGGTCAGGATCATGTCGCTGTCGCCGACCATGTCCTGCCGCGCCGTGGACAGCACCAGATCATGCGCGCCGAACGCTTCGAGCGCCTGGCGGGTCGCCGGACCGATGTCGCGCCGCCCGCGCAGCACGCCACGCGCCGTCGGCGTCAGGTGCGGCAGCAGGTCGATCCAGGCCGCCTCCGGCAATTGCGCGCGCGCCGTGGCGGCGGCGGCGATCGAAGGCCGATCATTGGCGAAGAAGGTGACTAGGCTGGGCGAACGCAGGCGGCCGCCCAGCTCGACCACGGTCGCGATTCGCTGCGTTTCGGTCAGTTGCGGCCGCAGGGCGGACAAGCGGTCGAGGAGCGCGCCACGCTCTTCCGCTGCCATGGTCGGTCGCTCCGCCCGATCGCGCTGGGCGAGGAGGTCGACACATTGGCGCCACAACGTCACCGCGCCCAGCCCGCTACGGTCCTGCGCCGCCAGCACTGTCTGCATGAGATCGTCGAAACGCACCAAAATCCCCAAATTATGCGGGTTATCGGCCGGTGTCTCGCAGCATACGGACACGACCCCCATCACCGATAGGCGCTCCACGCGGAAAGGAAAAGGCCCCGACGCTGCGAACGAAAGCGATCGTCGCATAGTGGGACAATTGCATTGCCCTGAAACATTATTATGATGGGTCGTATAAACAGGACAGGAAATAAGCGAAATAATGGCCGGCCCCAATATCGACGACATCGACATGCAGATCCTGGGCGAACTGCAACAGGACGGCAGGATGACCAATGTGGAATTGGCGCGCAAAGTCGGTCTGACCGCGCCGCCATGCCTGCGTCGGGTCCGCGCTCTGGAGGAAGCCGGTGCGATCAAATCCTACCATGCCGTCGTCGATCCGGCGATGCTGGGCTATACGATCACCGTGTTCGCCATGGTCAGTCTGAAAAGCCAGGCGGAGGCCGATCTCAAGGCGTTTCAGGACCATGTCGCATCGCTGCCCGAAGTGCGCGAATGCCATATGCTGAACGGAGAAATCGACTTCATCCTAAAAGTGGTGGCGCGCGATCTCCAGAGCTTCCAGCAGTTCCTGACGTCGAAACTGACGCCGGCGCCCAATGTCGTCAGCGTCAAGACGTCGCTGACGATCCGCACATCCAAGAACCAGCCCGGCGTCCCCCTGCCCGTCTGAACTTGGACGGCGGGGGAAGCCCGATCGCGTTAGCCAGTCTTCCGGTCCTGATGCGCGGTCCAGGCGGTCCAGAAGCCTGCGATTGCGGTCCAGGGACCGGTGACCTGCGCCAGCGTCGCCTGGGCATTGGGCAGGTCGCCGGACCGTGCCAGCGCCACGCCCAGCCGCGCATTGGCGCGCCCTTCGTCGATCCCGCCCTTCGTCAACGCCACGCGATATTGTTCGACCGCCTGCGGGAATTGGCCAAGCGAGAAATAGCTGTCCGCGACAGCCAGCGCATCCTTGCCGTTGCTTGCCGCCGCCGCCTTTTTCAACATGGCGGGCAAGGCGGCGATTTCCTTGGTAGCCTTGGGTGTGACGCTCTTGAGCAACTGGCTGGTCACGCTCTGGGTAGGGGTCAACTTACCCGCCTTGCGGCCGGATTCGATGATCGCCTTGGCTTCGGAATAATAGCCTGACTTCTCGGCCGCCTGCGCATAGGCCTGATAGTCCCGCTCGCTCGCCATTGCGCCATTGGCCGCCTGCAGGCGATAGAGATCGAGTTGCAGTTGCGGCTCCAATTCGGCGGCGGCCTGGTAATTGACAAGGGCGGACCGCCATTCTTCCTTGCCATCCTGCTGGTTCAGCCGGTCACGATATAATTGTCCGACTTCGGTCCAGTCGCCGGCCTGATAGGCCATAGAGATAGCCCGATCAATCCAGGCCAGCGTCACCGGCTGTCCCGACGCCTTCTGCCGGGCAATCGCCTCCTGAACGAAGGGGCGGGCTTCCTTGGGCTTGTTGCGGCGCAGGGCGATATCGGCGCGCAGCATGGTCGCGTCGATGCCGTCATAGCCCAACGTCTTGGCATAATCGAGTTGCGCGGTAGCGTCCGCATAATTGCCGACCATGTAGGACAGATAGGCCGCGACATAGCGCAGTCGCGGCGCTTCGCTGCGCGGCAGGGCGGTGGTCTTGAACATGTCGGTCAGGGCAATGCGCTCCGCCTGCACGTCGCGACGCTGCGCCGCCAATTGGAAACGCATGCCGGCCGCCACATAGGATTCGAAATCATTGGCGGGGCTGAGCGCGGCGATCCGCGCGCTGGCCGTGGCCGTATCACGCGCCCTGAGCGCGGCTTCCGCCGACTGCGCAGCGGCGCGAAAACCATCCGACATTTCGATCGGCGGACCGGTCACGACCGGCACTTTCTTCTTCGCCGATACAGGCGTCGCCATAATCGCAATGGCGGTCGCCAGCGCCGCCAGCGGCAGGCGGGAAATCTTGATATTCATGCGCATGGCCGCCCCGGCCTCCCCCGAATAATAATCATATAATGCGACAAGGGCGCCGCGGCAGCAACCTGCCGCCACGGCGCCCTCCCTGTCAATCAAGCGCTATCAGGCGCCCTTGGTGCCCAGATAGGCGAGCCACAGGCCAGCGACCTGCTTGCGCGAACCGCCCTGCACCGCTTCGAATGCGGCCTTGGCGCCGGCATTGTCGCCGCCCAGCGTCTTGGCGATGCCCAGGCGCGAGTTGATCTCGTCCGCTTCAACGCCGCCCTTCTGCTTGGCGAGTTCGAACATCGCTGCAGCCTTCGCATAGTCGCCATAGCCCAGATAGGCGTCGCCTGTGGCGGCGGCGATCTTGCCGTTGGCGGCCTTCTTGGCGTCGGCTTCGGCAGCGCCCAGCGTGCTCTTGTCGCCCGCAATCTTGGGCACGGCGGTCTGGTAAACATCGGCGCCCTGGGTGGCGCTCAGCACGCCCTTGGAGCGGCCGGCGTCGATGGCGGTCTTGACCTCGCCATAGATGCCGGTTTTCGACGCCATTTCGGCATATTCGGTATAGTCCGCCGCGATGACCAGGCCGCCCGATACCGACAGAAGTCGCAGGACGTCGAGATTCTCGCGGTTCGAGATATTGGGATTGGCGCGCTGGAACAGGCGCACCAACGTCCGCAGATTCTGGCCGCTGGGTTCAGCCTGATAGGCCATCTTCGCCCATTCAGTCACATCCGGCAGCTTGGCTGCCTCGGCCCGGCTGACGCCGATCTGATACCATTGGGCCGGGACCTGCTGGCCCGCCGCCTTCATCGCATCGGCCGCGGCCTTGAGCGCCGTCAGACCCTGCTGGTTGAAGCCACGTGCCGGCTCGACCGAACCATTGCCGGTGCCCGCCTTGCCAAAATAGGCCTGGGCGATGGTGGGCTGCACCGATTCCGGCTTGTAACCGGCGGCGAGCGCCGCCTGGCCGCGCTGGATCGCAACATCGTAATTCTTGGCGGCCATCGCCTGATCGGCCGCGATTGCGTTGAACTGGCCGGCCTGTTCAGGCGGGGTCAGGCCGCTGTCCAGCATCTGGTTGAGCGCCTCGCCCTGCAATGCCGTATCCTTGGCCGCGATCGAGGTGTTCAGCTTGATCGCACCGATCTGATATTTGTCGTCGTTGGACGTGGCCTTGCTGTCCGCTTCGGCGAGCGCAGCCTTCGCGCCGGCGAAATCCTGCGCTTCTGCGGCCTTCTGCGCGGTTTGCAGCGCCTTGATGACGTCAGGCGACACGTTGAGCTTCGGGCCGGCCTTCTTTTCTTCCTTCTTCGCGGCGAAGGCAGGGGCGCTGATCGCGCCACCGGTCATCGCCAAAGCCAGCGCGAGCGCCACCGGGGTAACAAAACGCATGATCCTCATCTCCTCTGCGCGCCTGACGAGGGGACATCAGGCGACTTTTCGCTGTTGAGCGCCGATTAGGGGGCGGCGCGTGAACGGCCATTGAACAGCCGATATCGTCGGATTTTGCAACCGTTATGCAGCCGCTTCGTTCCACTTGCGAACATATCTGCGCTTCCTACCGTGTTGGTTGCCTGTGCGGGCGCGCGCGTGCGCGCGAGGGGTGACAGATTTGTTTCGCTCGGCTAGGGGTTGGGCAACAGAATCCATCCTGAAAAAAAGAGAATCGCATTGACCGACGAGACTGTCCTCGCCGACCCTTCGGACATCAGCCCCATCTCCATCGTGGAGGAGATGAAGGCCAGCTATCTCGACTATGCCATGTCCGTCATCGTCGCACGCGCCCTGCCGGACGTGCGCGACGGGCTGAAGCCGGTCCATCGCCGCATTCTCTTCTCCGCCCAGGAATCGGGCTTCGTTTACAATCGCCCCTATCGCAAATCCGCGCGCCTCGTCGGTGAGGTGATGGGTAAATATCACCCCCATGGCGACAGTTCGATCTACGACGCCTTGGCCCGCATGACGCAGGACTGGTCGATGCGGGTGCCGCTGATCGACGGCCAGGGGAACTTCGGTTCCATGGACCCCGATCCGCCAGCCGCCATGCGCTACACCGAAGCGCGCCTGGCGAAGGTGGCGACTGCGCTGCTGGACGATCTGGACAAGGACACGGTCGATTTCACGCCCAACTATGACGCGTCGGAAAGCGAGCCGCAGGTATTGCCTGCCCGTTTTCCAAACCTGCTGGTCAACGGCGCGGGCGGCATCGCGGTCGGCATGGCGACCAATATTCCGCCGCATAACCTGGGCGAAGTGCTGCGCGCGTGCCTCGCCTATATCGACAATCCCGGCATCACGACCGACGAGTTGATCGCGATCGTCCCCGGTCCTGATTTCCCGACCGCGCCGTTGATCCTGGGCCAGTCGGGCGCGCGCAGCGCCTATCATACCGGGCGCGGCTCCATCATGATGCGTTCGCGCCATGTGATCGAAAGCGGGCGCGGCGCCAGAAATGACGGGCGTGAATCCATCGTCCTGACCGCCATCCCCTATCAGGTCGGCAAGAACGGCCTCGTTGAAAAGATCGCCGAAGCCGCCAAGGACAAGCGGATCGAAGGCATTAGTGACATTCGCGACGAATCCAACCGCGAAGGCGTGCGGATCGTCATGGATCTCAAGCGCGACGCGACGCCCGAAGTCGTGCTGAATCAGCTGTGGCGCAACACCCCGGCCCAGTCGAGCTTCCCGGCCAACATGCTGGCAATCCGCGGCGGCCGCCCCGAATTGCTGGGCTTGCGCGAGATTATCGAGGCCTTCGTCAAGTTCCGCGAAGAGGTCATCACCCGCCGCACCAAGTTCGAACTGAACAAGGCGCGCGACCGGGCGCATATCTTGCTGGGCCTGGTCGTCGCGGTCAGCAACCTGGACGAGATGGTCAAGATCATCCGTGGATCGTCCAGCCCCGCCGAAGCCCGCGAAAAGCTGCTGGCGCGCGAATGGCCGATCGGCGAGATCGCGCCCTATCTGCGCCTGGTGGAAGCGATCGAGAGTGACGTCCATGGCGACGTCTACAAGCTGTCGGACATTCAGGTCCGCGCGATCCTGGACCTTCGTTTGCATCGCTTGACGGCATTGGGCCGCGACGAGATCGGCAAGGAACTGTCCGAACTGGCCGAAGCGATTGCGGAATATCTGGCGATTCTGGGCGATCGGGTGAAGCTCTACGCGGTGATGCGCGAAGAACTGGAAGCGATCGAAAAGGAATTTGCGACCCCGCGCCTGTCGGAAATCACCGCCGCCGCCGACGGGATCGAGGACGAGGATCTGATCGAGCGCGAGGAGATGGTCGTCACCGTCACCGTGCAGGGCTATATCAAGCGCACCCCGCTCGAAAGTTTCCGCGCGCAGGCGCGCGGCGGCAAGGGCCGGTCCGGCATGGCGACCAAGGATGAGGAC is a window encoding:
- a CDS encoding HAMP domain-containing sensor histidine kinase, which produces MRFDDLMQTVLAAQDRSGLGAVTLWRQCVDLLAQRDRAERPTMAAEERGALLDRLSALRPQLTETQRIATVVELGGRLRSPSLVTFFANDRPSIAAAATARAQLPEAAWIDLLPHLTPTARGVLRGRRDIGPATRQALEAFGAHDLVLSTARQDMVGDSDMILTPEMAADSERSAIEPKASATITPLRPQPGDEGQIRNLVDRIARFTSTRKPPEPANADTFPVREAAPRDFAFETDAEGIILWIDQGPRAALIGLTLGDVALEGGSGPDAYVAGAFARRSGFQNGRYTIVGGAMAGEWRLSATPFFDTRSGRFQGYRGQARRPFLHEVASEPKPAAMAIAGLSADSLRQLVHELRTPLNAILGFAEIIEQELFGAAGVQYRDMAGKIAVDARHLLAAFDDLDLAARVSRGDGVTMPQLIDPALLVTQVATRFADQGAVDIDIAVAPGLPQVRIDPVQGERMVQHLLRTAVSVAPPAEAVTGACWFQPDGAAGRVVLAVDRPSTLIGMDEAQLLDPGYDASGDWVDGPLLGLGFSLRLIRGLAATCGGGLTIEPGRLLLTIPAVAVVSDLADHA
- the gyrA gene encoding DNA gyrase subunit A — translated: MTDETVLADPSDISPISIVEEMKASYLDYAMSVIVARALPDVRDGLKPVHRRILFSAQESGFVYNRPYRKSARLVGEVMGKYHPHGDSSIYDALARMTQDWSMRVPLIDGQGNFGSMDPDPPAAMRYTEARLAKVATALLDDLDKDTVDFTPNYDASESEPQVLPARFPNLLVNGAGGIAVGMATNIPPHNLGEVLRACLAYIDNPGITTDELIAIVPGPDFPTAPLILGQSGARSAYHTGRGSIMMRSRHVIESGRGARNDGRESIVLTAIPYQVGKNGLVEKIAEAAKDKRIEGISDIRDESNREGVRIVMDLKRDATPEVVLNQLWRNTPAQSSFPANMLAIRGGRPELLGLREIIEAFVKFREEVITRRTKFELNKARDRAHILLGLVVAVSNLDEMVKIIRGSSSPAEAREKLLAREWPIGEIAPYLRLVEAIESDVHGDVYKLSDIQVRAILDLRLHRLTALGRDEIGKELSELAEAIAEYLAILGDRVKLYAVMREELEAIEKEFATPRLSEITAAADGIEDEDLIEREEMVVTVTVQGYIKRTPLESFRAQARGGKGRSGMATKDEDAVTEMFVTSTHTPVLFFSTAGKVYRMKVWRLPEGGPATRGRPMVNLLPLGPGETIRTVLPLPEDEDSWKDLHVMFATANGTVRRNSMDAFANVPSNGKLAMRFDEGSDDRLIGVALLTEEDDVLLATRQGKAIRFAATDVREFQSRTSTGVRGMTLKDDDEVISLSILKGFDATPDEREAYLRAAPWKDNDAESTLPAERAAQFAAAEQFILTVCTNGYGKLSSAYDYRRTGRGGQGITNIDNIARNGPVVASFAATQADQLMLVTDQAKLIRMGLDSLRVIGRNSAGVRLFDVAKDEHVVGAAKIEESEEAEPTEATPDA
- a CDS encoding Lrp/AsnC family transcriptional regulator, whose amino-acid sequence is MAGPNIDDIDMQILGELQQDGRMTNVELARKVGLTAPPCLRRVRALEEAGAIKSYHAVVDPAMLGYTITVFAMVSLKSQAEADLKAFQDHVASLPEVRECHMLNGEIDFILKVVARDLQSFQQFLTSKLTPAPNVVSVKTSLTIRTSKNQPGVPLPV